Proteins from a genomic interval of Papaver somniferum cultivar HN1 chromosome 4, ASM357369v1, whole genome shotgun sequence:
- the LOC113273122 gene encoding F-box/kelch-repeat protein At3g06240-like, giving the protein MSSIPRTLWFDILTRVPVEKTFVCKCVCKFMCDIISDIDFARMHKCRAIQKNNLNFLYFTLERNGSMLSGFSVSRTIFSVTHDSVLTSASIPEYTIVSDVPYKNLDFYITMLGSSKGLVCLLYYNIPSQYFVCLWNPSTTEYMKLPELHALKEYNYLDIRTHSLGYDRKTDNFKLVISESMCAQGDGSAFRIFRLREKSWSTQSVQYDITDASRGEMFLNGAFHWAYNMFGQDSQFVLSWDINKEVFKEMHLPNKSWGEGHVLIDIRVMDLDLCVMLQVPTSLIEVWVMQEYGSAESWCLRYIITHKTLVDYPCLKGWDECLFPLKMACIFKSGEILFWVPGESLLYDPKHQKLTNKNAGACHLLTRGLSNYLDTLVSLGSDIFVRKRV; this is encoded by the coding sequence ATGTCAAGCATTCCTCGAACTCTATGGTTTGACATCcttacaagggttccagtggaaAAAACATTTGTTTGCAAGTGCGTCTGCAAGTTTATGTGTGACATTATTTCGGATATCGATTTTGCTAGAATGCACAAATGTCGTGCTATCCAGAAAAACAACctgaattttctttattttacctTGGAACGGAATGGATCGATGCTTTCTGGATTCTCAGTATCAAGAACAATTTTCTCAGTAACTCATGATTCAGTATTAACATCTGCAAGTATTCCAGAGTATACTATTGTATCAGATGTCCCTTACAAAAATTTAGATTTTTATATTACTATGTTGGGTTCATCCAAAGGTCTGGTTTGCCTGTTGTATTATAACATACCTTCTCAATATTTTGTCTGTCTTTGGAACCCATCTACAACAGAGTATATGAAATTACCTGAATTGCATGCACTAAAAGAATACAACTACCTTGATATCAGAACTCATAGTCTCGGTTATGATCGCAAGACTGATAATTTTAAACTGGTAATTTCCGAGAGCATGTGTGCTCAAGGTGATGGTTCAGCATTTCGCATATTCAGGCTACGAGAAAAGTCATGGAGCACCCAAAGCGTTCAGTATGATATCACCGATGCTTCCCGTGGTGAGATGTTTCTTAATGGTGCTTTCCATTGGGCATATAATATGTTTGGCCAGGACTCTCAGTTTGTTTTATCGTGGGATATCAACAAAGAGGTCTTCAAAGAGATGCATCTACCAAATAAATCTTGGGGTGAAGGCCATGTCTTGATAGATATCAGAGTAATGGATTTGGACCTTTGTGTAATGTTACAGGTTCCAACGAGTCTCATAGAGGTGTGGGTGATGCAAGAATATGGATCTGCAGAATCTTGGTGTCTACGTTATATCATTACCCATAAAACTCTTGTGGATTATCCTTGTTTGAAAGGTTGGGATGAGTGCTTGTTCCCTTTGAAGATGGCGTGTATATTTAAAAGCGGTGAGATTTTATTCTGGGTTCCTGGAGAGAGTCTTTTATATGATCCAAAGCATCAAAAACTTACAAATAAAAATGCAGGAGCTTGTCATCTTTTAACAAGAGGGCTAAGCAATTATTTGGACACCCTAGTTTCCCTCGGTTCTGATATTTTTGTTAGGAAAAGGGTATGA